Proteins from a genomic interval of Rhodopseudomonas julia:
- a CDS encoding aminotransferase, whose protein sequence is MDEHVTANDLETLDRAHVFHPSTHLAQFARGEAPSRIVTGGKGCTIVDRDGRKSLDAFAGLYCVNVGYGRQEIADAIYAQAKELAYFHAYAGHSNEQVIRLSSRIVDRVGLGMQRIYWGLSGSDANETNIKLVWYYNNVMGRPEKKKIISRQRGYHGSGIMTGSLTGLALFHNAFDLPRPPILHTSCPHYWRYGQEGESEADFSKRMAAELEELILAEGPETVAAFIGEPVMGTGGIIPPPEGYWQEIQVVLKKYDILLIADEVVTGFGRTGEYFGSHTYGIEPDLITIAKGVTSAYLPLSGVIVGEKVWQGLEKGTDDLGVIGHGWTYSAHPTCAAAANANLDIIDREDLTANARETGAYLLKSLQEAVGDHRLVGEVRGVGLMAAVEFVGDKETKAAPEPALKVGARISAALLEEGVIARAMPHSECLGFSPPLVITRDEVDQVVSATKRAIERVSESL, encoded by the coding sequence ATGGACGAACACGTCACAGCCAATGACCTCGAAACGCTCGACCGTGCGCATGTCTTCCACCCTTCGACGCATCTTGCGCAATTCGCGCGCGGCGAAGCACCGTCGCGGATCGTGACCGGGGGCAAAGGTTGCACCATCGTCGATCGTGACGGGCGCAAAAGCCTCGACGCGTTTGCGGGCCTTTATTGCGTGAACGTCGGATACGGCCGGCAGGAGATCGCAGACGCGATATACGCCCAGGCGAAGGAACTCGCCTATTTCCACGCCTATGCGGGCCATTCCAACGAGCAGGTGATCCGGCTGTCGAGCCGCATCGTCGACCGGGTCGGTCTGGGGATGCAGCGTATTTATTGGGGGCTTTCCGGATCGGACGCCAACGAAACCAACATCAAGCTCGTCTGGTACTACAACAACGTCATGGGGCGGCCGGAAAAGAAGAAGATCATCTCCAGGCAGCGCGGCTACCACGGGTCGGGGATCATGACGGGGAGCCTGACGGGTCTTGCGCTCTTCCACAACGCTTTCGATCTACCGCGCCCGCCGATCCTGCACACGTCGTGTCCGCATTACTGGCGGTACGGTCAGGAAGGGGAAAGCGAGGCGGACTTTTCCAAACGCATGGCGGCGGAGCTCGAGGAGTTGATCCTTGCCGAGGGACCGGAAACGGTCGCCGCCTTCATCGGCGAGCCCGTCATGGGAACCGGCGGCATCATTCCGCCGCCCGAGGGATATTGGCAGGAAATTCAGGTGGTCCTGAAAAAGTACGACATTCTCCTGATTGCCGATGAGGTCGTCACGGGATTTGGGCGCACCGGCGAATATTTCGGTTCGCATACCTATGGCATCGAGCCGGATCTCATCACCATCGCCAAGGGCGTGACCTCAGCCTACCTGCCGTTGTCGGGTGTCATCGTGGGCGAAAAAGTCTGGCAGGGACTGGAAAAAGGGACGGACGATCTCGGCGTTATCGGTCATGGCTGGACCTATTCCGCCCATCCGACCTGCGCTGCGGCGGCGAATGCCAATCTCGACATCATCGACCGCGAGGATCTCACGGCAAATGCCCGAGAGACCGGCGCGTATCTGCTGAAATCCTTGCAGGAAGCGGTCGGCGATCACCGGCTCGTCGGCGAGGTGCGTGGCGTTGGTCTGATGGCTGCGGTCGAATTCGTCGGAGACAAGGAGACGAAGGCAGCGCCGGAGCCTGCGCTCAAGGTCGGCGCGAGAATCTCCGCGGCGCTCCTGGAAGAGGGGGTGATTGCCCGGGCGATGCCGCACAGCGAATGCCTTGGCTTCTCGCCTCCGCTCGTGATCACCCGCGACGAGGTCGACCAGGTCGTGTCGGCGACGAAGCGGGCTATCGAGCGCGTCTCGGAGAGCCTGTGA
- a CDS encoding M24 family metallopeptidase translates to MEFGKNNTPFSEDEFAQRLSSTKQAMEAAGLDVLIVCDPANMNYLTGYDGWSFYVHQAVIVALSLDKPFWVGRNQDVNGAHLTTVLPEENVIGYADEYVQSMTRHPMQVVASTIAERGLGSGRIGVEADSYYFTARAQAVLVQELPDAVFSDAGVLVNWLRSVKSDAEIALIRQAARITERIMQRAVDLIDVGVPQSEVAAAILETGVRGIPGEGGYGGDYPAIMPLMPSGVGTSCPHITWRDEPFLAQTGTTVEIAGVRHRYHAPMSRTVYLGTPPQKMLDAAKIVDEGIDAALAAARPGATAHDVYAAWSAVIARYGIFKESRCGYSFGLNYPPDWGERTLSLRAGDETVLHPNMTIHFMPGLWLDDWGIEISEPIRITQSDVEQFCTFSRELVVK, encoded by the coding sequence ATGGAGTTTGGAAAAAACAACACTCCGTTCAGCGAAGATGAGTTCGCCCAGAGGCTTTCCAGCACGAAACAGGCGATGGAAGCGGCCGGCCTGGACGTTCTCATCGTCTGTGATCCGGCGAACATGAACTATCTGACCGGCTATGACGGCTGGTCGTTCTATGTGCACCAGGCCGTCATTGTCGCCCTGAGCCTCGACAAACCTTTCTGGGTCGGCCGCAATCAGGACGTGAACGGTGCGCATCTGACGACAGTTCTCCCCGAAGAAAATGTCATCGGCTATGCCGACGAATATGTGCAGTCGATGACGAGGCATCCGATGCAGGTGGTGGCGAGCACCATCGCCGAAAGAGGGCTCGGCTCGGGCAGAATCGGTGTCGAGGCCGATTCCTACTATTTTACGGCGCGGGCTCAGGCTGTGCTTGTTCAGGAACTACCCGACGCGGTCTTCTCCGATGCCGGCGTTCTGGTGAACTGGTTGCGGTCTGTGAAGTCGGACGCCGAAATTGCGCTGATCCGGCAGGCGGCTCGAATCACTGAACGTATCATGCAGAGGGCCGTCGACCTGATCGACGTTGGTGTTCCGCAAAGCGAGGTGGCGGCGGCGATTCTTGAAACCGGTGTTCGCGGCATACCGGGCGAGGGGGGATATGGGGGCGATTATCCCGCCATCATGCCGCTGATGCCGAGCGGTGTCGGCACCTCCTGCCCCCATATCACCTGGCGGGACGAGCCGTTTCTCGCCCAGACGGGGACGACGGTCGAGATCGCCGGGGTCAGGCATCGCTACCATGCTCCGATGAGCCGAACCGTCTATCTTGGAACGCCGCCGCAAAAGATGCTCGACGCTGCCAAAATCGTCGATGAGGGTATCGATGCGGCGCTCGCGGCAGCACGGCCTGGCGCAACCGCGCACGACGTTTATGCCGCCTGGAGCGCGGTGATTGCACGCTACGGCATCTTCAAGGAATCCCGTTGTGGCTACTCCTTCGGCCTCAACTATCCGCCGGATTGGGGCGAGCGAACTTTGTCGCTGCGGGCAGGCGACGAGACCGTGCTTCATCCGAATATGACGATTCACTTCATGCCAGGTCTCTGGCTTGATGATTGGGGCATCGAGATTTCGGAACCTATCCGTATCACCCAATCGGATGTGGAACAGTTTTGCACTTTTTCGCGTGAGCTAGTCGTCAAGTAG